A single genomic interval of Streptomyces sp. BA2 harbors:
- a CDS encoding phospholipase has translation MRARLTAFVVSTASLTLAIGVAAAPASAVPADKAQVLSQWTQTDAGSYNTWVSANANQGAWSAYQFNWSTDYCSSSPDNPMGFPFKTACARHDFGYRNYKEVGTFNSNKARIDSAFYEDLKRVCARYSGATKTTCNGTAWTYYQAVDKLGFARVVGDGTTP, from the coding sequence ATGCGCGCTCGACTGACCGCTTTCGTCGTAAGCACCGCTTCCCTCACCCTGGCCATAGGCGTAGCCGCCGCCCCCGCGTCCGCCGTGCCCGCCGACAAGGCGCAGGTGCTCAGCCAGTGGACCCAGACGGACGCGGGCAGTTACAACACCTGGGTGTCGGCCAACGCCAACCAGGGGGCCTGGAGCGCCTACCAGTTCAACTGGTCCACCGACTACTGCTCCAGCTCGCCCGACAATCCCATGGGTTTCCCCTTCAAGACGGCCTGTGCCCGGCACGACTTCGGCTACCGCAACTACAAGGAAGTGGGCACCTTCAACTCCAACAAGGCCCGCATCGACAGCGCCTTCTACGAGGACCTGAAGAGAGTGTGCGCGAGGTACAGCGGCGCGACGAAGACCACGTGCAACGGGACGGCCTGGACCTACTACCAGGCCGTCGACAAACTCGGCTTCGCCCGTGTGGTGGGCGACGGGACCACCCCCTGA
- a CDS encoding FhaA domain-containing protein: MENALEKWTDPLWERVLPGQQDQPEVVAELRQTCDDNTIIVDRQRVLAPNTYTLELPPDSHRRLATYKAQVQRQLGAQVCRHAAEQGYTFPGPVSVHIHAAPDDSVDQFRLYSGVDPS, encoded by the coding sequence GTGGAGAACGCCCTGGAGAAGTGGACCGACCCGCTGTGGGAGCGTGTGCTGCCTGGGCAGCAAGACCAGCCAGAAGTTGTGGCCGAACTACGCCAGACATGCGACGACAATACGATCATCGTCGATCGTCAACGCGTCCTTGCACCCAACACATACACCCTTGAGCTGCCGCCAGATTCTCACCGGCGACTGGCCACATACAAGGCGCAAGTGCAACGCCAGCTCGGTGCTCAGGTCTGCCGACACGCGGCTGAACAGGGCTACACATTTCCCGGCCCGGTCTCGGTGCACATTCATGCCGCGCCAGACGACTCTGTCGACCAATTTCGCTTGTACAGCGGGGTCGATCCCAGCTGA
- a CDS encoding AI-2E family transporter: MPATLSSTKTAAALRRSARVSVELLLVLVAAAAALWVMGRMWSVLWPLIVGLLLTTLTWPLAHFLRRRGWPPALAASAVTVLFLLAAAGIVALIAVPVASDSAELTDGVTEGIEKLRQWAAGPPLNIDDAQISGGVDSATAQIKDSVGSMVTALFTGVSTVLNGVVTAILALFLMFFFLKDGPRFLPWLARQLPGRLATDIPIVAARSWDTLGAFVRSQALVGLLDAIFIGLGLWILGVPLVLPLAVLTFVSAFVPIVGALFAGLVAVLIALVSNGLTDALITLAIIVVVQQLEGNVFQPIIQSRGLGLHAAVILLAVTLGANLAGVVGSLLAVPVAALIAVVWNYLREQLSDPPQEPETGDGGRAATSAQQ, encoded by the coding sequence ATGCCTGCCACGCTGAGTTCCACAAAGACCGCCGCCGCGTTGCGCAGATCGGCACGGGTCTCCGTCGAGTTGCTGCTGGTTCTTGTGGCCGCTGCGGCGGCCTTGTGGGTTATGGGTCGGATGTGGTCAGTCCTCTGGCCGCTCATAGTGGGCCTCTTGCTCACCACACTGACCTGGCCTCTGGCCCACTTCCTACGCCGACGCGGCTGGCCCCCCGCCCTGGCCGCCTCGGCGGTGACCGTGCTGTTCCTCCTGGCCGCCGCGGGCATCGTGGCGCTGATCGCGGTGCCGGTGGCCTCCGATTCCGCCGAACTGACCGACGGCGTGACCGAGGGCATCGAGAAATTGCGCCAGTGGGCCGCCGGGCCGCCCCTCAACATCGACGACGCCCAGATCTCAGGCGGAGTCGACTCGGCGACGGCGCAGATCAAGGACAGCGTCGGCAGCATGGTGACCGCCCTCTTCACGGGAGTGAGCACCGTGTTGAACGGGGTCGTCACCGCGATCCTGGCGCTCTTTTTGATGTTCTTCTTCCTCAAGGACGGCCCGCGCTTCCTTCCGTGGCTCGCCCGTCAGCTCCCCGGCCGGCTAGCCACCGACATCCCGATCGTGGCCGCGCGCAGCTGGGACACTCTGGGCGCTTTTGTACGCTCCCAAGCCCTCGTCGGCCTCCTCGACGCGATCTTCATCGGCCTGGGCCTGTGGATCCTGGGCGTGCCGCTCGTCCTCCCGCTTGCCGTACTGACCTTCGTATCGGCGTTCGTTCCGATCGTGGGCGCCCTGTTCGCCGGCCTGGTTGCAGTACTCATCGCCCTCGTGTCCAACGGCCTGACCGACGCACTGATCACGTTGGCGATCATCGTCGTAGTGCAGCAACTCGAGGGCAACGTCTTCCAGCCGATCATCCAAAGTCGCGGGCTGGGTCTGCACGCGGCGGTGATCCTGCTGGCGGTCACCCTGGGCGCGAACCTGGCCGGCGTCGTGGGCAGCCTGCTCGCGGTACCGGTAGCCGCCCTGATCGCGGTGGTCTGGAACTATCTGCGCGAGCAGCTCAGCGACCCACCACAAGAGCCCGAGACCGGCGACGGCGGGCGCGCGGCCACATCCGCACAGCAGTAG
- a CDS encoding YdcF family protein — protein MRRRTRLVIAGAAALAWGEWLNWRWSRALVGSRGGASEAVVVLGFQNPQPTANFINRWRVRAGVRSAAADNARDTRVIFSGGGTGNCAAEAQLMADYAKSVLEFDGTLLLEDQSATTWENITNVIPLLEDVDRIKIASQPAHALKARAYLRRQRPDLAEKLVRADDYRPGEWMVAKPLLALYGLWTLRGLKPDERKISL, from the coding sequence ATGCGACGAAGGACGAGGCTGGTCATAGCTGGGGCTGCGGCCCTGGCCTGGGGCGAGTGGTTGAACTGGCGCTGGTCTCGAGCGCTCGTGGGGAGCAGAGGGGGCGCATCCGAAGCCGTGGTCGTGTTGGGCTTCCAGAACCCCCAGCCGACGGCGAACTTCATCAACCGCTGGCGGGTCCGTGCTGGAGTTCGCTCCGCTGCCGCTGACAACGCGCGAGACACTCGTGTGATCTTCAGCGGTGGTGGGACCGGCAACTGCGCTGCGGAAGCCCAGTTGATGGCGGACTACGCCAAGTCGGTGCTCGAGTTCGACGGCACCCTTCTCCTCGAAGACCAAAGTGCGACGACATGGGAGAACATCACGAACGTGATCCCATTGCTTGAAGACGTCGATCGCATCAAGATCGCATCCCAGCCGGCTCACGCGCTCAAGGCCCGCGCGTACCTGCGGAGACAGCGGCCTGATCTGGCTGAGAAACTCGTGCGCGCGGATGACTATCGCCCTGGCGAGTGGATGGTCGCCAAACCGCTGCTGGCTCTGTACGGCCTTTGGACACTCCGTGGGCTCAAGCCCGATGAACGAAAGATTTCGCTGTAA
- a CDS encoding VOC family protein, with product MKAHVSSILLGVQDMDRAKRFYTEGLGWKIKNDYGVSVFFESDGASAVGFYEREGLAEQVGTGHEGSGFSGLVLTYVVRGEARVDEVMEEAQKAGAKVLKPAGALPWGGYGGTFADPDGYIWSLSYSARGGADQLYAE from the coding sequence ATGAAAGCGCACGTGAGCTCGATCCTCCTCGGCGTCCAGGACATGGACCGGGCCAAGCGGTTCTACACCGAGGGGCTCGGCTGGAAGATCAAGAATGACTACGGCGTCTCGGTGTTCTTCGAGTCGGACGGAGCCTCGGCCGTCGGCTTCTACGAACGCGAAGGGTTGGCCGAGCAGGTGGGCACAGGCCACGAGGGCAGCGGCTTCAGCGGGCTGGTCCTGACCTACGTCGTGCGTGGTGAGGCGAGGGTCGACGAAGTCATGGAGGAAGCCCAGAAGGCCGGTGCCAAGGTCCTCAAGCCGGCCGGCGCCCTGCCGTGGGGTGGGTACGGCGGCACCTTCGCCGACCCGGACGGCTACATCTGGAGCCTGAGCTACAGCGCCCGGGGCGGCGCCGACCAGCTCTACGCGGAGTAG
- a CDS encoding sigma-70 family RNA polymerase sigma factor translates to MGEQDWLSEQFAAHKSRLHTVAYRMLGSPSDAEDAVQEAWLRVSRADTGQVENPAGWLTTIVARVCLNMLEAGRARREDAAGTLPPEPTAPHTKTHPNGQAGPEDETLLADSVGVALMVVLDTLTPAERLAFVLHDVFAVSFAEIGAILDRSPAAARQLASRARQRVRGAADASDAAQSRKREIVEAFLAAARGGDFTALLELLDPDAVAIEMRGAREVAAFFAGRAQAARLALVDGTPAAVWSNRGRPKALFTFTIHNEKITRIAIDTDPRRLHDLDVVFLSAGDKERR, encoded by the coding sequence ATGGGCGAACAGGACTGGCTGAGCGAACAGTTCGCCGCGCACAAGAGCCGCCTGCACACGGTGGCCTACCGGATGCTCGGCTCCCCCAGCGACGCCGAGGACGCGGTGCAGGAGGCGTGGCTACGGGTCAGTCGTGCCGACACCGGACAGGTGGAGAACCCGGCCGGGTGGCTGACCACCATCGTGGCTCGGGTCTGCCTGAACATGCTCGAGGCGGGCAGGGCACGGCGTGAGGACGCGGCCGGGACGTTGCCGCCCGAGCCGACCGCGCCCCACACCAAGACCCATCCGAACGGCCAGGCCGGCCCCGAGGACGAGACACTGCTGGCCGACTCGGTCGGTGTCGCGCTGATGGTGGTGCTGGACACGCTGACCCCGGCCGAGCGGCTCGCGTTCGTCCTGCACGACGTCTTCGCCGTGTCGTTCGCCGAGATCGGCGCCATCCTCGACCGCTCCCCGGCGGCGGCCCGGCAACTCGCCAGCCGGGCACGGCAGCGGGTTCGCGGAGCGGCCGACGCATCCGATGCCGCCCAATCCCGGAAGCGGGAAATCGTCGAGGCTTTCCTGGCCGCGGCCCGCGGCGGAGACTTCACCGCCCTGCTGGAACTGCTCGATCCGGACGCCGTGGCCATCGAGATGCGCGGCGCCCGCGAGGTGGCGGCCTTCTTCGCCGGACGAGCTCAGGCGGCCCGGCTCGCCCTGGTCGATGGCACCCCAGCGGCCGTCTGGTCCAACCGCGGCCGGCCAAAGGCCCTCTTCACGTTCACCATCCACAACGAGAAGATCACCCGCATCGCCATCGACACCGACCCCCGACGGCTCCACGATCTCGACGTCGTCTTCCTGTCCGCCGGTGACAAGGAGCGGCGATGA
- a CDS encoding VOC family protein yields MTEADLELSSCSLAVHDIDEALDFYRDVLGFEVCTHVDSEGVERVSIRSPAHPLVQIFLVAPANDPGISPADRQAIESLMAKGFLSRLVFVTADCDATFERIEGAGAEVMQEPINRPDGARDCAFLDPSGTMLRFTQPRQARGGAAGSPRLST; encoded by the coding sequence ATGACCGAAGCAGATCTCGAGCTCTCGTCCTGCTCTCTCGCCGTCCACGACATCGACGAGGCACTCGACTTCTACCGTGACGTGCTCGGCTTTGAGGTATGTACCCATGTCGACTCCGAGGGAGTTGAGAGAGTCAGCATCCGCTCGCCTGCGCATCCTCTTGTGCAGATCTTCCTCGTGGCACCCGCCAACGATCCAGGTATCTCCCCGGCAGACCGGCAGGCGATCGAGAGTCTGATGGCCAAGGGTTTTCTGAGTCGTCTGGTCTTCGTGACCGCCGACTGCGACGCGACCTTCGAGCGCATCGAGGGTGCGGGCGCCGAAGTGATGCAAGAACCGATCAACCGGCCCGACGGTGCCCGTGACTGCGCCTTCCTCGACCCATCCGGCACCATGCTGCGTTTCACCCAACCGCGCCAGGCACGTGGTGGGGCCGCTGGGAGCCCCCGACTCAGCACTTAG
- a CDS encoding SUKH-4 family immunity protein has translation MLFDVTRSELVDIFGEDRIATLPATAFPLAAVDTEGARLLQTVGVPTGTLLLRQPDEDDGSLPRVQDVVHIEDFEDAAQGAGDWTVIGWLLNAHLALDPVSGKVHALDSDEESVVELHRDVSSLLQVTLRFQCLVEEFTFSGDQDEEEADFERLDGEVDRIREETSKIDPLPFQDGETVWSIVGDEIAGGQRFTGNSPGARSLYG, from the coding sequence ATGCTTTTCGACGTCACCCGCAGCGAGCTTGTCGACATCTTCGGCGAGGACCGGATCGCAACCCTGCCCGCCACTGCCTTTCCGCTCGCCGCCGTGGACACCGAGGGCGCCCGCCTCCTGCAGACCGTCGGCGTCCCCACCGGGACGCTCCTGCTGCGTCAGCCGGACGAGGACGACGGTTCGCTGCCCCGCGTTCAGGACGTTGTCCACATCGAGGATTTCGAGGACGCCGCTCAGGGCGCGGGTGACTGGACCGTCATCGGCTGGCTGCTCAACGCGCACCTCGCCCTCGACCCCGTATCCGGCAAGGTGCATGCTCTCGACTCCGACGAGGAGTCGGTGGTCGAACTCCATCGGGACGTTTCGTCACTTCTTCAGGTCACCCTCCGGTTCCAGTGCCTGGTAGAGGAGTTCACCTTCAGCGGTGATCAGGACGAGGAGGAAGCTGACTTCGAGCGCTTGGACGGCGAGGTCGATCGGATCCGTGAGGAGACGAGCAAGATTGACCCGCTCCCCTTCCAGGACGGCGAGACCGTCTGGTCGATAGTGGGTGATGAGATCGCAGGGGGCCAGCGCTTCACGGGCAACAGCCCGGGAGCCCGTTCCCTCTACGGGTGA
- a CDS encoding cytochrome b, translating to MGLYLRNGAHGYGLVTKVLHWAVFVAMVAQFAVGYLLDVDDSGRGRGRGRGRGGSSGRGQGRGRGGEDGYDLFGHDVLLTVHVVLGAAVLLLGLARLVWRLATPLPLWAPSLTSLERRLAHGTETALYATTFAIPLTGIALVLSGDDLLVAHIAAHIVFFAALALHVGLVFKHQLVDRDRLLRRMA from the coding sequence ATGGGACTTTACCTGCGCAATGGTGCGCACGGCTATGGGCTGGTCACGAAGGTGCTGCACTGGGCGGTATTCGTGGCGATGGTCGCGCAGTTCGCAGTGGGGTACCTGCTTGACGTCGACGACAGCGGCCGTGGTCGGGGCCGAGGGCGTGGGCGGGGCGGGAGCTCGGGCAGGGGACAAGGCCGTGGCAGGGGCGGGGAGGACGGTTACGACCTCTTCGGTCACGACGTGCTGCTCACCGTGCACGTCGTGCTGGGGGCCGCGGTGTTGCTGCTCGGCCTGGCCCGGCTCGTATGGCGGCTGGCCACACCGCTCCCTCTCTGGGCGCCGTCGTTGACTTCGCTGGAGCGACGCCTGGCACACGGTACGGAGACCGCCTTGTACGCGACCACGTTCGCCATCCCGCTCACCGGCATTGCCCTGGTGCTGTCCGGTGACGACCTGCTCGTCGCCCACATCGCCGCGCACATCGTCTTCTTCGCAGCGCTGGCGCTGCACGTCGGGTTGGTGTTCAAGCACCAACTGGTCGACCGTGACCGTCTGCTGCGTCGCATGGCGTGA
- a CDS encoding endonuclease/exonuclease/phosphatase family protein, whose product MRAKRRSAMVGALLGACVFLVPEASAGAQTDNPRAADTDAREAAVHPNRVATMNLFKPGGRKPWTTAQEIAKHAPQVVGLQEVCLRDTDAIVRHLKERGLTYYATVGPASQKFGCGRRWGIRGSYGNVILSATPITDSGHQSYPEGGSEGRSFVWANAVVDGVETKIFNTHLAQGPQADVREKQARFLADHVKPHTRAIVLGDFNSEPWLPAMSPMTSLLWDADPYCGPVQDKRCTPTADASPNRKKFDYVFLNRAYAPPPGVSTHNTFSDHDLVYADVKAKF is encoded by the coding sequence ATGAGGGCAAAGCGTCGCTCGGCGATGGTCGGGGCATTGCTGGGGGCATGCGTGTTCCTGGTTCCGGAGGCGTCGGCCGGAGCACAGACAGACAATCCACGGGCAGCGGACACGGACGCGCGGGAGGCGGCCGTCCATCCCAACCGGGTGGCCACAATGAACCTCTTCAAGCCCGGGGGCAGGAAGCCCTGGACCACAGCGCAGGAAATCGCCAAGCACGCCCCACAGGTGGTCGGACTCCAGGAAGTATGCCTGCGAGACACGGATGCCATCGTGCGGCACCTGAAAGAGCGCGGTCTCACGTACTACGCGACTGTCGGACCGGCGTCGCAGAAGTTCGGCTGCGGCCGTAGGTGGGGCATCAGGGGGTCCTACGGGAACGTCATCCTGTCAGCGACACCCATAACGGATTCCGGCCACCAGTCCTATCCCGAAGGAGGCAGCGAGGGGCGCAGCTTCGTCTGGGCCAATGCCGTGGTCGACGGGGTCGAAACCAAGATTTTCAACACGCACCTGGCGCAGGGGCCACAGGCGGACGTGCGCGAGAAGCAGGCACGGTTCCTCGCGGACCACGTGAAGCCGCACACGCGCGCCATCGTCCTGGGTGACTTCAACTCCGAGCCCTGGCTGCCGGCGATGTCACCCATGACGTCCCTCCTATGGGACGCCGACCCCTACTGCGGCCCTGTCCAGGACAAGCGCTGCACACCAACCGCGGACGCCAGCCCGAACCGCAAGAAGTTCGACTACGTCTTCCTCAACCGTGCCTACGCCCCGCCGCCCGGCGTCAGCACACACAACACCTTCTCGGACCACGACTTGGTCTATGCGGACGTCAAGGCGAAGTTCTGA
- a CDS encoding MmcQ/YjbR family DNA-binding protein, translated as MSSPGDVPPEILNRLRSFCQQLPESYEEPAWIGVRWRIRTRTFAHVYTPDVDRYPAYASYATADQEPVVMTFRVPVDDLLGVTAGGFPFLRADWGHNVVAAVLGDHTDWTELAELITDSYREMAPKFLAARVPLLPPIS; from the coding sequence ATGTCCAGTCCTGGAGATGTGCCGCCGGAGATCCTGAATCGGTTGCGGTCGTTCTGTCAGCAGCTGCCCGAGTCGTACGAGGAGCCAGCGTGGATCGGCGTGCGCTGGCGGATCCGTACGCGGACGTTCGCCCATGTCTACACGCCGGACGTGGACCGCTACCCGGCCTACGCATCGTATGCAACCGCAGATCAGGAACCGGTCGTGATGACTTTTCGGGTGCCCGTCGACGATCTGCTCGGCGTTACCGCCGGTGGGTTCCCGTTCCTCCGTGCCGACTGGGGACATAACGTCGTCGCCGCCGTTCTCGGCGACCACACCGACTGGACCGAGCTTGCCGAACTGATCACCGACAGCTACCGCGAGATGGCCCCGAAGTTCCTCGCCGCCCGGGTCCCCCTCCTGCCACCGATCAGCTGA